The stretch of DNA CTAAGGTTTTAATCGCACTTTTAGCACTCATTTTGTTGAGATCTTTTGCTATCCCAGAAAGCGCCTGAGCAGCCATTACCCAAGGTACCACCAACATAGCACTCGGTAGTAATAACATCGACAGCGCGACTATCTGCAAGCCTAAACCTATGTTCATGGTACGATTCAGGCCAAGCCTAGCGCCTAGCCAGCCACCGACTAGGTTAGTGATAACCCCAAAAATCTCATAAAACAGAAACAACATGGCAATTGCTAGCGGCGTATAACCTAAATCATAAAAATGCAGCACCACCAGCATGCGCAGCGCGCCATCGGTCAAGGTAAACGCCCAGTAGTTCCCCGTCACCAGCAAATACTGACGAATACTCTCAGGTAAAGCACGATATTTTGCTAACACAGATCACCAACCTAAATATTATCAATACAGCAGAACGCTATCAGGCAAAGCACGCTCTATTACCGCCTTAGCCATTCCGTCCTAGCTATTACCGTCCCAGCTCTTCCCGGCTTTATCCGGCTCTTCCTGCTTTCCCCTGCTTTTTCTGCCTTACTTATCTAGCTTACCGACCATAATTGCCAGTTCAGCAGTGCGGTTGGCATAGCCCCACTCATTGTCATACCACACATACAGCTTCACTTGCGTGCCATTAACTACCATAGTAGAGAGTGCATCGATGATGCTTGAGCGCGGGTCAGTTTTATAATCAACCGACACTAATGGACGCTCCTCAAAACCAAGAATATCTTTCAACTCTCCTGCTGCCGCAGCTTTTAGCAAGGCGTTAACTTCCACTTCAGTTGTTTCACGCACTAACTCAAACACGCAATCCGTGAGTGAGGCGTTGGCAAGTGGAATGCGCACGGCATGCCCATTGAGCTTACCTTTTAGCTCTGGAAAAATATGAGTAATAGCGGTAGCACTGCCGGTGGTCGTTGGTATTAGGCTTAAACCACAGGCGCGGGCACGCCTTAGGTCTTTGTGCGGCGCATCAAGAATGGTTTGAGTATTGGTAATGTCATGTATGGTGGTCATCGAGCCATGCTTAATCCCAATTTTTTCATGGATCACTTTCACCACAGGCGCAAGGCAGTTAGTAGTGCATGACGCTGCCGTCACAATAGGGTGGATATCCTTATTGTAAAGATGCTGGTTAACGCCCATGACCACATTAAGTACGCCATCCTCTTTGACTGGCGCGGTGACAACCACTCTTTTGACGCCTTGATCAAGATAAGCTTGCAACAGCGCTTTGGTTTTCATGACACCAGAAGCCTCAATCACCACATCGCAATTTGACCAGTCAGTCGCGGCAATGGTTTTATTGCGAGTGGTCACTATGCGACGTTGACCAATAACAATGTCATCACCTTCGGCGATAGCCTCTTCAGTCCAACGACCGTGCACCGAATCAAATGTCAGCAGGTGCGCTAATGTCGCTGCATCACCTGCTGGGTCATTAATTTGTACAAACTCGACATCCTGATTCTGCCACGCAGCTCTTAATGCCAAGCGCCCCATTCTGCCGAAGCCATTAATCCCAATTTTGATTGTCATTGTCGTTTCCCAACCTTAAATTCTTTAAATACAAATAGACTTTTCACACTAAAAAAGATATTACTTTCGCCTTAAAATTGTCATTGATTTTTAACGGTTTTCCATAACCCTTCGAGTGCTTATCAATACTGCTTCTTTAATATAAAAAGAGACCGACACAAACTCAGCAAGAGAGATAAACAGCCCCTAAGTTGCAGATGCTTCGTCCGCAACGAACAAATGTCTATTGCGATTGCATATTGCCACCAGCGATAACATCACTGGTACTTCAACCAACACTCCCACCACAGTGGCGAGCGCTGCTCCTGAGTGCAAGCCAAACAATGATATAGCGACCGCGACGGCCAACTCGAAAAAGTTAGAGGTTGCAATCATACAGGCTGGAGCCGCAATTTTATGGCTTAGCTTCATCTTCTTTGCCGCATAAAAAGCGATAAAGAAAATGCCGTAAGTTTGGATCAATAATGGAATTGCGATTAGAAAAATATCTTGAGGTTGACTCATAATGGTTTCCGCTTGGAAACCAAACAGCAATACCACAGTGGCCAGTAAGCCAACCATAGACCAAGGTTTAAGCTTAGCCACAAATGCATTTAATTGGCTATCATCGCCCTTTCTCTGCAACAAATAGCGTGTAGCCGCCCCCACAACTAACGGCAGCACCACGTAAAGCACAACGGATGACAGCAATGTCTCCCAGGGGACTTGAATGTCACTCACACCTAGCAACAACGCCGTGATGGGCGCAAAAGCCACGACCATAATCAAGTCATTCACAGACACCTGCACGAGTGTGTAATTTGGGTCACCTTTAGTTAATTGGCTCCAAACAAATACCATTGCAGTACAAGGTGCTACGCCGAGTAAAATCATCCCTGCGATATATTCACTCGCCGTTTGTGGATCAACAAAATTAACAAAGAAAACTTTAAAGAACAGCCAACCCAGCGCCGCCATCGTAAACGGTTTAATCAGCCAATTGATCACCAATGTCAGCACCAGCCCCTTTGGACTCTTACCGACATCTTTTATTGCGGAAAAATCTATCTGTACCATCATGGGGTAGATCATTACCCAGATTAAAACCGCAATAACCAAATTGACATGCGCGTACTCAAGCCCAGCAATTTGCGTGAACCCACCCGGCATCACATTGCCTAAAAACACACCCACAACGATGGCTAAGCCAACCCACACACTTAAATAACGTTCAAAAATACCCATAATCTAAAACCTATAATAGTGATCATTGTTTAATTAACAGCAGCGCAATACTCTTTCTGGGCGATCGCCCATTTGTAACAGCCTTGCCAAATTAATCTCGATTAACTCAGGTTGTTGCTGCGCTAGTGTCTGCAAAATATCGCTTGCCCATAACGGCAACTCTGGATTAATACGATAAAAAACCCATTGTCCCTGACGTCGGTCAACTAACATTCCCAGTTTTCTCAATTGCGCCAAATGGCGAGAGATTTTAGGTTGGATGTCATCGAGTGCCGTCATCAATTCACAAACGCACAATTCTGATTCCGATTGGATCAGCAATAAACTGCGTAGTCGAGTATCGTCGGCGAGTGCTTTAAAAAAAGCTAATGGAGTCATATTGTGCTCTTCGCAAAAGGTGTCTATAAAACCAGATTAGCCATGGTTTTTTGCACACATAGGATATATGAAAAATAATATATATGTTTTGCCATATATTCAAGTAGAGATTTAAAAATATTATTCACTTTGAAAAATACGCTGCAGACAGGTTAATGTTTGACTAAGTCATTATAAGTTTAGTATCTGGATGATTTACATAATGATAGATCGAAAATTAAGGCAGGTGAAAACAATGCAAAAATTGAAAGTAGCGGTTTGTAGGTAGTAAACCCACTCCACCTCATCTATTGATTTTTGGCTATCAAAATCTACAAAGCTGTGATGGGGTGATTAGCTTAAGCTGCCAATTCAGTGATAAAGCGCAAGCTAATGCCAAGCAAAGTTACGGTATTAATGCCGATCATTTGAGTATTTAAAGTCAGCAACCCCGAGTACAATTACCGAGCACTTTTTTGGCGTGAGTCTGGACTTAAACATAAGAGTGAAGCCGTAAACCATCACTAAGCGGTGACAACGCCGGATAAAAAAACCATAAAAAAGGCTTCCGAAGAAGCCTTATATTAAAATATACGATAGTGCGTTAGCTACCCGCAATCTTCATTTTGTCCATCAAGATCCCACCAGTACGGATCGACGAGCGTAAATCTCTGTCTTTCGCAACCGCAACAATATTGCTATACATATCTTTTAGATTGCCAGCAATGGTGATCTCTTCAACTGGATATAAGATAACGCCATTTTCAACATAAAAACCTGCGGCGCCGCGTGAGTAGTCACCCGTTACGGTATTAACCCCTTGCCCCATCACCTCGGTAATAATCAATCCTGTGCCCATCTCTTTGACGAGCTCATCAAATGTTTGCCCCGTTGATGACAACGTCCAATTATAGATCCCACCCGCATGGCCAGTGTTTGTCAGGCCTAATTTTCTGGCTGAGTAACTCGTTAGTAAATAAGTGGCCAATCGACCATTATCAATAATCTTACGATCTTGAGTCGCGACACCTTCGCTGTCATAAGCTGAACTGGCTAGTGCACCGACTAATTGCGGTTGCTCATCAATACTAAACCAATCCGGAAAAACCTGAGTGTCGATGGCATCCAACAAGAAGCTAGATTTACGATAAATGCTACCGCCACTAATCGCACCGACTAAGTGCCCCATCAATCCGGTCGCTATCTCTGGAGAAAATAAAATCGGTAATTCAGTGGTCGCAATCTTTCGGCCGCCTAAACGGCCTGCCGTTTTTTGGGCCGCTGAAGCTCCAACCAACTCTGGCGCTAACAGCTCGCTGTATTTTCTGGCGATGGTGTAGTCATAATCGCGCTGCATGCCACCATCAATCTCACCAATAGCCACACAACTTAAGCTATATCGAGAACTACAATATCCATGTAAAAAACCATGGCTGTTGCCGTATACCTTGACACTTGAATGCGCACTGGCGCTGGCGCCATCAGAGGTTTGCACCCGCTTATCGGTGTCGAGTGCGGCCTCTTCGGCCAAAATCGAGATGCGAGTTAACTCTTCAGGTGAAATGTTCTGCGGATGATATAGATCTAAATCAGGAAACTTTGTCGCCATCAGTGATTTATCGGCTAGACCATTATAAGGATCTGCTGACGTAAAACGGGCAATATCATCGGCCGCTTTTACCGCTTGTTTAATGGCTGCAGGACTGAGATCTGAAGTCGAGGAGCTGCCTTTACAACCCCCTCTAAAGAGTGTGATCCCCAGTGCACCATCTTTATTAAACTCTACCGTCTCAACTTCTTTCATACGAGTTGAAACAGATAGCCCTTGCTGCTTACTAATCGCAACTTCAGCACCAGAAGTGCCTAAGGTTTTTGCATATTCCAGTGCCATTGAAACGGCGTCTTGTAGGGAATCTAATTCGATATCAATGCTAGGTGAGGACACAAATCTACTCTTCAATAATCGGTAATGACTTAAGCATAACAAACCCAAAAAACAATCACATTAAATATCTGGTCACTTCAGAGCCGCTCAGACTTTTCAATGCAAGGCTCACTGATGAAGAAATGCTTATTCCCTTTCAAGTCAATGTAACGCAGAAGTGGAACACCTGAGAGGCTCACGTAGTGCGGCTGATGTTCAATGCGATGACAAAGCCCTTTAAGCTTCGTTGTGGGCTTTGGATATACGACTATGTTCCATACAAAATAAGACATTCCCGCCCTCCTTGGCGGTCAGATTTAGGAGGTACGAGTCCACGGATGGACGAAGGTAGAATAATGCAGGAGCAATTATCGAGAGCGAAGCACGACTAAAGGGATTTAGGGGGTAGAGTCATGCATGGAGCAATTACCGAAGATGCCAGAGCTGAGAATAACGATTAGCTTCAATCATCCGCTAGCCACATGGATGTGGCGAATGTCTGTATTGCAGGAGCAAATACAATCCTTACCTACAGGGCTTTGAACACCCGCTGAGTGATCACCTATTTATTTAAATTAGTATAATTGCGCCAGTTTACTTATTAGTGTGCTTTCGATTCACCTAGATAAAATATGGCAGGTCAACTGGCTTTATAAATGTTATTATTAAATCAGTATTTGTAAGAGATTTTAGATATGAAGATTGTCGGTGACTCAGAACATTTCCACCAGCCCTATGACAAAGATGATGACTACGAAAGCAGAGCTGAAGCTAAGCGTGGTATCGCCATCTACCAAGAAATTGGTAACGAATTGACTTTACTAAGTAAAAGTCAGATTGAAAGACTCAATCTTGATGAAATTATTTATGACAACGTGTTAAAAGCTAAGACGATTAAGAGCAACACTGAAGCTTATCGTCGCCATTTGCAATATATTGGCAAGTTAATGCGCTACGTTGATATTGAAGAGCTACAGCTCGCAATAAAAAACGTATTGAATAAAAACAGCAATGAAAGCGCCAAGAGTAATGTTGCGGATAAGACTCGCGACCAACTGCTCAACGATGGTGACACTGCGATTCAAGCGTTGATCGAGAAACACCCAGATTTAGACAGACAAAAGTTGCGTCAATTTGTCCGTCAAACCAAGAAAGAACTCACTAAAAATGCTGATATTGAGCTATCAAAAACAGCAAAAGAGTTCAGTAAATATATACGTAACGGAATCCCAGAATAATCGTTACCAATCTAGATATTAGCTCTCTGCATAAGTCGTTTATTCAGAGAGCTATTTTTTTGATCAATGATAAATACTCATAGTATCGTTGTGATCAAATTAACTAACCCCTTCAAACAGTACTGTTCATACTTGCACAAGGAATTTGTGAATGCGCCTCACCAAGAAGCTGGCCACCATCCCTTTTACTCTTTTATGTTTATCTCTAT from Shewanella sp. Choline-02u-19 encodes:
- a CDS encoding metalloregulator ArsR/SmtB family transcription factor gives rise to the protein MTPLAFFKALADDTRLRSLLLIQSESELCVCELMTALDDIQPKISRHLAQLRKLGMLVDRRQGQWVFYRINPELPLWASDILQTLAQQQPELIEINLARLLQMGDRPERVLRCC
- the arsB gene encoding ACR3 family arsenite efflux transporter; amino-acid sequence: MGIFERYLSVWVGLAIVVGVFLGNVMPGGFTQIAGLEYAHVNLVIAVLIWVMIYPMMVQIDFSAIKDVGKSPKGLVLTLVINWLIKPFTMAALGWLFFKVFFVNFVDPQTASEYIAGMILLGVAPCTAMVFVWSQLTKGDPNYTLVQVSVNDLIMVVAFAPITALLLGVSDIQVPWETLLSSVVLYVVLPLVVGAATRYLLQRKGDDSQLNAFVAKLKPWSMVGLLATVVLLFGFQAETIMSQPQDIFLIAIPLLIQTYGIFFIAFYAAKKMKLSHKIAAPACMIATSNFFELAVAVAISLFGLHSGAALATVVGVLVEVPVMLSLVAICNRNRHLFVADEASAT
- the pmbA gene encoding metalloprotease PmbA; protein product: MSSPSIDIELDSLQDAVSMALEYAKTLGTSGAEVAISKQQGLSVSTRMKEVETVEFNKDGALGITLFRGGCKGSSSTSDLSPAAIKQAVKAADDIARFTSADPYNGLADKSLMATKFPDLDLYHPQNISPEELTRISILAEEAALDTDKRVQTSDGASASAHSSVKVYGNSHGFLHGYCSSRYSLSCVAIGEIDGGMQRDYDYTIARKYSELLAPELVGASAAQKTAGRLGGRKIATTELPILFSPEIATGLMGHLVGAISGGSIYRKSSFLLDAIDTQVFPDWFSIDEQPQLVGALASSAYDSEGVATQDRKIIDNGRLATYLLTSYSARKLGLTNTGHAGGIYNWTLSSTGQTFDELVKEMGTGLIITEVMGQGVNTVTGDYSRGAAGFYVENGVILYPVEEITIAGNLKDMYSNIVAVAKDRDLRSSIRTGGILMDKMKIAGS
- the yjgA gene encoding ribosome biogenesis factor YjgA is translated as MKIVGDSEHFHQPYDKDDDYESRAEAKRGIAIYQEIGNELTLLSKSQIERLNLDEIIYDNVLKAKTIKSNTEAYRRHLQYIGKLMRYVDIEELQLAIKNVLNKNSNESAKSNVADKTRDQLLNDGDTAIQALIEKHPDLDRQKLRQFVRQTKKELTKNADIELSKTAKEFSKYIRNGIPE
- a CDS encoding ArsJ-associated glyceraldehyde-3-phosphate dehydrogenase: MTIKIGINGFGRMGRLALRAAWQNQDVEFVQINDPAGDAATLAHLLTFDSVHGRWTEEAIAEGDDIVIGQRRIVTTRNKTIAATDWSNCDVVIEASGVMKTKALLQAYLDQGVKRVVVTAPVKEDGVLNVVMGVNQHLYNKDIHPIVTAASCTTNCLAPVVKVIHEKIGIKHGSMTTIHDITNTQTILDAPHKDLRRARACGLSLIPTTTGSATAITHIFPELKGKLNGHAVRIPLANASLTDCVFELVRETTEVEVNALLKAAAAGELKDILGFEERPLVSVDYKTDPRSSIIDALSTMVVNGTQVKLYVWYDNEWGYANRTAELAIMVGKLDK